The genomic segment TTCCTTTCAAACAACCGATGGGCAAGTATACCCGGTAGACCGTGGATGATTGGAAAACAAACAAGCATTATAGGATGAAGGTAAAAAGTGGCGAAGGGAATCCATACTAGACCCATCACTGTCCCTATAACATGGAATAGTACGGTCCGAGGATCTCTGTGTTCTGGCAAATACACTTCATTGTAAAATGGATAGAAACGGGAGCGAAATGATTTAGGCAAAAGATTCATACAATCCTTCCTTCAGGGTATTTACTTGCCAGGCCAGCTAAAAAGATGGAAACGGCTTCTCTGAAACTCACTTCAGGCTTTTCTGGGAGTCCGAAGGATTTTTTTATTTCAAGAGACAAAATGCCAAATATAAGTGCCCGATAAGAACGACTAACAGAGAGCAATCTGTCTTCAGGGATAGAATAATCTCTAAATAGATCTTGTAAAAGTTTTTGGGAACGGTTCCGTAAACTTGCCAACTCCTTAGGTTCCTTCTCTCCTCGGAAGAGACTTGCTTGGAATAATCCAGGTTGTTTGACTGCAAACTTTCGGAGTAACAAGGCAAGGTATTCCAAACGGGCAGAAGAATTTGCACGTAATAGTGTTACCTCTTCCAAGAGCTCTGAAATCTCCTGAAAACAGAATAGACTTATATGGATTTTTAAATCTTCGAAACTTTCAAAGTGTTTATAGAGTGCGGCTGAGGTAATCGATAGTTGGTCTGCAATTTTTTTGACACTCAAAGAATCCCATCCCTCTGCGTTTGCAATACCCACCGCCGTTTCCATAATCCTTACCTTAGATTCTGAAATTTGGTTAATCATATTAACCAAATAGTTAATAACATTAACCTGCGTCAAGTTTTTTAAGATGGGCTTGGCTTAGGTTTTGAATTTTTTAAAAAGTTGCGATATTGAAAACTTAGAGTCGTTTGGAGGTAAAATGCTCCAATTTCCGGGATATCCAGTGCATTCTCTGTGACACAAAGCAAATTTTGTCAAAGAATTCGTTAGGAAGTTAAAATTCGGATTAAATCGATGTAAAATGTAAATAGCATTAACTTTGTCAATAAATTACATTTGTAGCAATCTTTATTAGAAATCTAAATAAAATCGAACTTTTGTTTTTTTTCATTTACCAAAAAATATCTACGCGTATAGTAACTGTATGAAACCTTTTTCTATTTTTTTATTGCTTCTTTTTTTGATCTCTTTTAGCCTTTCGGCGGAGGGCCCGAGTCCTAAAGCTAACTATCTTGACCTCCGATTGGGGGCCGTACAAATCGAAAACAAAACTCAACCGCTTGCATTATTGTCATATGAACGGATATTAGGAGAGTCATTTTTAATTGGACTCTCTGCCCAGTACATTCGGATCCAAGCCGAAAAAGACGAAAATCGATTTGGTTTCGCCAGGTCTACAGAGATTTCAGTTGCAACTGCCACTTTATCTCTAGGATACCAGTTTGCCATTGGTACGGACTGGAAACCATACATACGGTTATTAGGTGGAGGTGGCCAGTTGACTGGTTTTGGAAGAGGAGCAGACCTCTGGCAATATGGCATCGGTCTAGGAACTCGTTACTTTATGACAGAAAGTCTTTATCTAAATCTGGAACTATCGGGGAGCCGCTACCAATTTAGAGAGGATAACAAAATATATACGGATGCACCTCAATTAAATTTAGGTATAGGGTATCATTTCTAAATCCTACCATCACTTAAGCCCTTTGTACCAGATATTCACCATTGTCTGGTACAATTTTTTATGCGAGCCCCATGGAAATTCACCTACCGTTACCAAAGAATGGCAAACCCCTTGCACTAGGATAACCATTGACCGAAGGATATCCATCTCCGATAAATCCTTTCCAATTTTTCGTGATTGTTTTTCCCATACGACCACCTGGATCAACCTCTCAAGGTAAGATTGGATCAGGGGAGAATCCACAAAGAACCGATCCTCTTCCTCTTCTTCAATATAGTCAGGATGCAAATAGACGATCTTATACTTATCTGGGTGCTTAAGCCAAAATTCTATATTTCCGATGACAATTTTTTTGATGCGAGAGTCAGATTCAGGTTTTTTGAGATCCAGATGTTTTTCAATGGAACGAATCAATGCCTCAAAGATATCGACCCATAAGTGATGGAGTAAGGCTCTTTTGTTTGTAAAGTAACGATAGAAGACCATAGGAGAATAGTCGAGTTCCGCCATCAAGGTACGTATGGAAAGAGCCTCGTAACCTTTTTTGAGGACTGTCTTTCTTGCGACCTCTAAAATCTGAGCTCGGACAAATAGATCCTTCTCCTTACTCGGAGAGGATGAGCTCTTGGATTTAGAACGGGAGGATTTGGACCTTGGATTTTCTTTCTTTTGCACCTACCAACCATAGGGCAAAGAATTTTGTTTGTTTCAAGGAGATTTTAGAAAGCGATGGATCAATTCGTCTGGTATCCTACGTGGAGCCATTCTCGATGGTGAGATCGCAAGCATTGTTTCTTTGACTGATAAAAATGGCTTTGCCTCATTTCCCTGGAAGAATAACTGCTGCAAGGTGCAGGCTACTTTTTTATAATCGGAAATAAAGGCTTTTACCTGAATATTTTGACCTGGGTAAATCTTGGATGTTTCGATGAGGTTACTCTCTGTAGTGAAAAAAATACAATCCATCTCTTTTGCGGCTTCTAAACTCAAACCCATTCCTTCACTAAAAAGCCAACGAACTTCCTCCACAAGTTTAAATAACTGGTGCAATGGATAGGCATGGAATCCATTTCGATCGGAAGTATTTGCACGCAAAGAAAACTCCAATACATTACTCTCCGGATTGAGCTCGGTGTTCTGCTCTCGGATGCGCAATTCATTATTTTTCTCGGCATAGAACTGAATCAAATCTCTGTCTTTTGCTTCAAACTCTTCTAAAGAATCTACTCTTACAAGTTTAGCCGCTAAGTCGCCCGATTCCAGCTCATAAATAAGATGATTCCATTGGATCTTGCCATTCTCAATCCAATCACATGTAGTTTCAATTTTTAGAATTTCATTCCATGTCCTTTGTTTGAGAAATTGAAAATGTGATCCTTTGTGTTGGAGAGCAATATGGTTTTTGATCAATTTTTTTATGTCAATTCCCATTTTGCTAAGTGTTTGCATTCTCGCATCTTCAGCAAAAAACTCATAACGAGAACCATTCACATGTTCGTTGTAGTCTATATCTCCAATGCGTGTCACATAATGGTTCGTGTAGTCTTTTCCCAATTCATTCATGGAAGGAGCACTCTTTTGTTTTTTAAATGATCATATGCAAAGAATGAGAAAATTCTAATACAGGCCGCTACAAGCAGTAAGAGTAGGAAAGGAATATAATGTTCAGCTTTGAAATTTGTTTTTGGAAAGACAACCTTCGAAAGCAGGCATAAAAAAAATACAGACCATCATGGTATCCAATATTTATATACGCGTATACATTAAGTGATAAAAAAAATTTCATTTTTTAACCGCTTCCCTTCTGTAGGTGTAGAGCCCAGAGATCAAATAGATAATGAGTAAAACAGGCAAAACAGTAAAAAATACATTTGGTGTACCTCTCTTAATATGCAACAGAGGTAATATGATTGAGACAATGAGATTTGGAATGAAAAATGCAATCCAGCGTTTCTTCCCTTCGAAACGATTTAAAAGAAATTCCAAAATAACTGTATACACAAAAGAATTGATTAGAGTAAAACTTCCTTGTGTAATAGCTGCTTTTTTTGCATACTCAGAACCAAAATTTGCATTCGCAAAATAAGCCCAAGTACTCCAAAGACTGGTAAAAACAACAGCACTCAATAAACTTCTAAGTAGTATCTTCATGTAAGTCTTTCTTTTAAAAAATCAGCTAAACGCATGCTAAACGCCATAATTGTAAAACTTGGGTCCACGGAAGGTCCTGTTGGAAAAACAGAAGAATCAGCAACATAAAGATTTCTAAATCCATGGACTTTGTGCTCAAAATCAACAACTGATACTTTTTGATCCTCACCCATACGGCATCCTCCAAAAGGGTGAGGGGCCGCCATGAGTAAAGAATGAGGAGGCAATTCTTGGGAATCTAATCTGGAGATTTCATCAATGGATTTCATTTCGATTCCTGTAACTGTAGCAACCAGAACCTTTTTGGCGCCCACCTTAAAGTTGAGAATCACTTGTTTTTTCAAAAGATCTAACATTTGTTTTCTGGTCTTTTTTCCATCAGGTGCTTGCACCAATCTCTTTTTACCATCCATTTCTACCCGACCCAGTTCATCGGAAAAATCATCAATCCACCCGATAGTTCCTCCGACTTGTTTGTAGGAGCGCATCCATTCAAAATGCTTTTCGCCAACGAAAGGAATCATCGAAGCAAATGTTCCGGGCTGGAGTTGGTTTGCCATGAGCATAAATCCTCCTTCCGTATATTCGTTCTTTTCGTTAAATCTCGCTAATCGGAACTCGTCTATTCCAAAGGCTGCGGGTATATTTCGGTAAGTGATCATACTTTCCTCAAACAAGGCGTGTACCATCGGTGAAGCATTCATTCCAAAATATTCGCCTAATGCTGGTAAATTTTGTTTCCAACCTTGTTTCAAAAGTAGAGCTGAGCTTTGGAAACCACCTGCTGCCACGACATAAACATCTGCGAGAATTTCGATTGTCTGGCCGTTCTTTTTGCCTTTAGCTCTATCGATTACTGATGCTTTCAACGAATTTATTTTCTTCGCTTTTTGCCCATCCTCTGTTCCAAAAACATCTGCTTCCAAATCAGCAAAGATACGCCCACCGACTTGCATAAACTCTTCAATATGAGTTACAAGTTGAGACTGTTTTGCTCCAAAGGCACACCCCTGCATACAATGGCCGGACTTTTGGCAATTTTTTCGGGCTTGGGGAACAGGGTGACCCGACCAAGAGAGTCCTTGGGAAGCCAATTTCATTTTCTGATTCATTAAATTATAATATTCTTTTTTAGGCTCATGGACATTGAGTCGCTTTTCTAAAATATCCCAGTATGGATTTAAGTCTTTGGGGCCATGGTGTTTGATGCCAAATTTCTCTTGCCAACGCACCAAACGATCCTCAGGCGTACGATAACTATCAGCCCAGTAGTGAACAGAGGCACCTCCAACATTGTTCCCGTATACCAAATTCATAGAGTATTGGGTGTCCATTTGCAGATTTCGCTCTGCGGAGATTTTCCCCGCCATGTTTAACTCCCAATTGTCAAAACTAGAAGTTGGGTAATAGCCACCTTTCTCAATGATGATCGTATCGATACCCGATTTTTGTAACTCTAGTGCAAGGGTAGCTCCTCCACATCCAGAACCAATGATACAAACCTTTGTTCTGATCTCACTCACTTGGGGATAATCCTTCCATTCGAACAAATATTTCATCATTAGCCCCTCACCTGTTCTTTGTAATAGGCTCTTGATTCTGAGATTTTTTCCGGAAATGCGGCAAATGGACCTTCATACTGTATATCTTTCCAGGATTCCTTTTGTCCGTAGTGGACTAGATAACATAACATTCGTAAACTAGAGAAAGCTGCCCTTACAGACAGGTTTTTGCTTTGGATCCCTTTTTGGATACATTCTAAGGCCTCCTCCCGTTTCAGCTTTGAAAATGAGGACCAATAACCCAAGACCCAAGGATAAAATTCAATTAGAAGTATGGCGCTGTCAAATTCTGACTGAATCGATTCATTTACAAAATAAAGCTCTTCATCCACTCTCTGGATGACAGAATTGCGATAATTAGGCTGTTCCATGTAGCCAAGAGGTAAAAGTGCCGAAAGATACACCCATATTACCTCAGATTGAGTTTTAGATAAAAATAAGGTTTTTAGCCGCTTACCCAAATACGGACTTAGGGCAAAGTAAAGTCCCAGGGCACCAAAAGAACCAATCAGGAATTTTTTTCTCGATATAGACCGCGTCACCATTTCCTGACTATAGAATATACGCGTATATTTTTCAAGCAAAAAAAAGTGCACCTTTTTGCAAGGTGCATTTACTTGGAAATTTATTTCAGCTACAGAATGGAGAATATGTGGAGAAGAATAGCCGCGTAAGAAATAATTTGGATCGAGTAAAATGTAAACCGAATGTTTACAAACCAAGGGGAACCGGATATCAAATGAGTAGTAGTTTGCAAAACTCTTGCGGCTAAAATGAGCAAAGCTGCTTGGTTAACAAAAGAATCAACTTTTTGTAAACTTACACTTAAAAACGCAACGGCAACAAACAAAGGAACATTCTCCAAACAATTCATATGTGCTCTGTTAAAACGCCAATTGAACTCTGAACCGTGCTGCACGCCCGCAGGGAATTCATTGGATTTCTTTTTGCCTGTAAGCACAAAGATACTCCGGTAAGTTGTAAGGCTAAAGCCTACGAGTAAAGTCCAAAACACAAAACCACCTAAGGCCCAATACAATGTATCCATATGATCTCCATTCGTTCGTTAGAATGTTCCAAAAGAAGTAGCCTAGCCAATGTTTGGCAACTCTTTTATTTTCGATCAAGGACTCTCTACCCAGACAGCGTGTACGGTATCAAAGTACTCCTGCACCTTTATTATCTTCCCATTCTTGATGGTAAAGAGAAAGTGATATTGGTTGTTATATGCTTTGCCTGTGGATTTCCGAATTCCATGAGACTCAGCAATGAGGCTCACGCGGTCTTCCTCTCCTGTAAATTGTTTACAAGTAAACTGAAAATTGTCAAAAGCTCTAAAGATCAATTTTAGACCAAGGCTAATCTTTTTTAGATCATAGTCACCTGACACCGGTATATTGCCTAAAATCCACCAATGCAAACTCTCGTCCAAGAGAGCAAATGCTGCGTTCATATCGCGTGCGTTCAAATTTGAAAAAAATTCAGCCACAATCTTTTTGTTGTTCTGTATATCCATAGGTAACTCCTTTTTATTCGTTTTAACCCATCTACATAGATTAAAAATGTGAACTCATCAGTCTACTTATTAAACATACAAAATTAGGTCAGTAGTTCCGTAATTTTCCCCAGATGAAAACGAGGTCTTAGAGCAAATAGAAGCCAAATCATATTCAGAAGATTTCCTAGTACATGCTCTGCATCTTTTTCAAAAAGATCCTTCTCGAAGGCCAGAAAAGTATTGAGCGATTTTCAAAAATTCTTGTATTGGAGGGATATGGCCTTGGAAGGGAATGAGCAGATTTTGGGAGAGAACCTTGCCCTCCAAAAGGAAATTGAGCAACTAAAGTACCAAATCCTTATCCAAAATGTTCTTCTAGATGACTTTTTTAATAACTCCCCCACTGGCTATGTCAACTTGGATGAGAAAGGTCACATTCTAAAGGCGAATGTCACCTTCTTAGACTGGTTAGGTTTTACTCGGAAAGAACTACTCCAATTCTCTGAGTTTCAAAATCTTCTTTTAAAATCACAAACGGCACAATTTGAAAAGGATTTTTCCTGGATCAAAGCAGGTGGCCAAACAAACAACCAAGAGTTCACCTTACACAAAAAAGATGGGAATTCCTTGGATGTCTACCTCTCCGGCAAAATTGTTTCTCCTCCAGGTGAAGCGATATTGATCAGGCTTACCATAGTAGATGTGACAGAAAAAAAACGCACCGAAAAGGATCTCGCAAAAAAATCAAAAGAGATTTTACAGCAAAATTTACTGATGAAAAAGGACTTAACCTTAGCGGCTGGGATCCAAAATGCTCTACTACCTCCCGGACGCGCAAAGAAATACATTTCCACTTTATACCTACCTTTAGAAAAGGTGGGAGGTGACTTTTTTGATTTTTTATCTTTCACAAATCCCAATAAAATTGGAATCTTCATCAGCGATGTAGCCGGTCATGGTGTCGCTTCTGCCTTCATTACAGCCATTATCAAGAGTACGATTCACCAAATGCCAGAAGAAGTGATGGACAACCCTTCCGAACTTCTATCACTATTGAATGATGTAATCCTTACCTACTCCGATGGAAGATTTGTCACGGCACTTTATGCGGTAATAGATTTTGAAACGGGAGATATGGTCTGTTCACATGCAGGCCACCCATACCCTTATGTATTCAATATGGATACGGTCAAAGAATTAAAGTTAAAGCACAAACGAAAGCCCTTAGGAATCTTAAGCTCTGAGGTGCTAAGCTCAAAACAAGCTCATTATATCAATGAAGAGATCAGTTTACGGGGAGCCTCTCGGATTCTTTTTTTTACCGATGGGCTTTTGGAAGCCTGCTCCGAGAAAAGAGGCCTGAAATTCTACGAAGAACTTCTTCATGATTTTTTAATGAAACATAGAACGGAAGATAGTGAGTCTCTCATTGCTGGTATTTTTTCTGATCTCATGGAATTTTTACAAGATTCTGATTTAAATGACGATGTATGTTTGGTGTCGGTTGATCTGACGGTGAATAGGTGACCTATGAGTATCAAAAGGCTCTTTTATTTAATCTTTTCCGTAAATATCATCCTCTTACTTTTATTAGCTGGTCTTTCCATTGCCTTATTCCGAGTGCAATCATCATTAGCAAAGAGCCAAGAAACAAGGCTTAAGTCTATCAAACTAGCAGATGAACTTAGACAGAGTTCTGATGATTTAACAAGATTTGCTCGCACCTATGTGGTCACTGGAAACGATTTTTATGAGAAAATTTTCAATGAAATATTAGCCATCCGCAACGGAGAGAAAGAAAGACCTGAAAATTATGACCGTATCTATTGGGATTTTGTCATAGGACCTGAGGACATTCAAACAACAACCGGTACAAAACAGTCTCTTCAATCGCGAATGATTGAAGCAGGTTTTACCAACGAAGAATTCCAAAAACTAAAGAAGGCACAATTCAATTCTGATGAACTTGTGAATTTGGAAAACATCGCGATGAATGCCATCAAAGGCATTTACCAAGACAGCAAAGGAAATTTTACAAAACGAGCCACACCGAACCGGGAATATGCAATTTCTCTCATGCATGGATTGGATTATCATAAATCAAAAAAAGAAATCATGCAACCAATTGATGAGTTCTTCCAACTTTTAGAAAAACGGACCAATGACAATGTTCGTAAACTGGAGAAAACCAGTATTTATTTAATATCGTCCATGATTGGGGTCATCATTTTGTTGATCATCAGTTTATCTTTTTCATTTATCGTAATCAAAGATAAAGTCAGTAACCCTATTGACCAGTTGACAAAGGTTGCGCATGAAATTGGAAATCAAAACTGGTCTGTTCAAATCCAGTATGAATCCAAAGACGAAATTGGCAGATTGGCCTCTGCCTTTCGAATTTTAAAAGAAAAGATTTCTTCCTTGATACAAGATATCAACGAGTCCAATTTAAATCTCTCTAAATCCAACCAAGATCTTTCCCAAGCTCTTGTAGAACTCAAAGCGGCTGAGGAGCAGTTGATCCATTCAGAAAAAATGTCTACTCTTGGTCAATTGGTCGCAGGAGTTGCACATGAAATTAACACTCCACTGGGTACTATCCGTACGGCAATCTCCAATGTAGAAGATGCCATGACTTATATTCTCAATTTCCCTTTTGAGCAAATATCACTCTCGGCCCATACACTACTTAAATCCATCATGGAAAGAGATGCTGAACCTAGATCAAACTATCTCTCAGGCAAAGAACGACGCCAAAAGAAAAAAGAATTCGCCGAGTTATTTCTTTCGCATAATATAGCCAATGCGGAACACGCTGCCGATCTCATTTTAGATATCGAGATGTCTTTTCCTTTCGAAACATGGCTTGCATTATTACAGGAGAAACATGGAGCGAGCTCTCTAGAGTTATTACATAAAATATCTCGTCTCTATTCGAATGCGCACAATATTGATAACTCGGTTGAGAGAGCATCAAAAATTGTCTTTGCATTGAAGAGCTATTCACACCGAGACAATTCAGGTGAGAAAACAAATATCTCACTAGCCGAGAGTATAGAAACCGTTCTTGTGATTTATAAAAGTATGATTAAATCTGGAATTGAGATCATAAAGGATTTTCAGTGGGCTGGAAATATTTCAGGTTATGCGGACGAATTGAGCCAGGTTTGGACAAACCTCATCCACAACGCAGTGCAGGCTATGGACGGAAATGGTGAGATTCTAATCCGTATCGAACGCGATCCAAATCCAAATTTCGTCACTGTAAGCATCCAGGATAGTGGCAAAGGCATCCCTCCTGAGGTCCAGGACAAGATCTTTGATCCTTTTTTCACAACAAAGGGCCGAGGGGAAGGGACAGGCCTAGGGCTCGGGATTGTGAAAAAAATCATTGAAAAGCACCAGGGAGAGATTATGTTTCATTCAGAGGTTGGGATTGGAACCAATTTCAGAGTGAGGTTGCCCCTTTGAATTCCGAAAGAAAGTTTATGTTTCTCTGTGTGGATGATGAAGTGACTGTCCTAGAAAGTCTCAAAGAGCAACTTCGAAATGCCTTCGGCAATTCTTTCCTTTATGAAACAGCCGAATCAGCGGCAGAGGCCATTGACATCATTGACGATACTTTGGACCCCAACAACTCAATTGTAATCGTTGTGAGTGATTGGTTAATGCCGGGTATGAAAGGTGATGAATTTATGATCCACCTGGAGTTAAACTTTCCCAATATCAAAAAAATCCTTCTAACTGGCCAGGTAGATCCCGCTTCCTTAGAAAGAGCAAAACGAGTTGGCGGAGTTGATTATGTAATCACAAAACCTTGGAAGAAAGACCATCTAATTTCGGTAATCCGAGAACTCCAAGTTTTACCTACCCTCTAGCTTGGTTTTGGAATTTTGTCCATTCACGAGGATGGAATTACTTTCTTACGATTCTTCTTCGAAAATCAATAAACAACGTCAAACCTCTCCAAACAAAATTTTGAAGCCATCGAATGGGACTCTTTGAACTCCTTTTAGTATCCATAGGTCTCTCTATGGATGCCTTTGCTGTCGCCGTATCAGAAGGATTGGCCTTTCGTATTTTCGATACCAAACGAGCACTCCACATTTCCTTAAGTTTCGGCTGTTTCCAAGGACTTATGCCTGTTATAGGATACAGTTTGGGCAGTGTAGTCTCAGAATCTTTGGAAGCCTATGACCATTGGCTGATTTGTTTTATCCTATGGGGCATTGGTTTGAAAATGTTACGAGATGCTTTTACCGTGGAGCCAACGGCAAAACCTCTCTCCAAACATTCTATTTCTCTAAAGAAACTCCTCATTTTATCATTCGCTGTCAGTGTGGATGCATTTGCCATCGGTGGAACCTTTGCTCTCATGCAAATCGAGATCCTGAGCTCCTCTCTCATCATCGCAACCACGACCTTTCTATTTTCCTTCCTCGGGCTTTACTTGGGTTTCTTTACGGGCAATAAGATCAAACGATGGGCGGAAGGATTAGGAGCCATGCTTTTGTTGGGCATAGGGGCAAAGGTACTTTGGGAACACCTAATGAAGTAAGAACCCTTTTTTCGTTTCTCTTTCCGATGTGACAAAATGTGCAAAGGATATAGTGGAAGGCACCCTCCCAGCTAGCGTGTTATGCCTGAAAACCTGCTGTAAATCCTTCTTGTTTCCCACCCCTATTTTCCAAAATATGGAGAAATCAGTAAAAAAATTCTCAGGAAGAGTGCCCATTCATGGCAAATATCTATTACGACGACAGTTGCGATCTCAATACTCTCAAAGGAAAAACCATTGCAGTGATTGGCTACGGTAGCCAAGGCCACGCACAAGCCCAGAACATGAAGGATTCGGGCCTAAAAGTCATCATCGGACTCCGTGATGGGTCCAAATCTGTCAAGGATGCAAAAGAAGCTGGTTTTGAAGTGTATTCTGTTTCGGAAGCAGCAAAAAAAGCGGACATCATCCAAATCCTCGCCCCAGATACAATCCAGGCAGACATGTACAAAAATGAAATCGAACCTAACTTAAGTGAAGGTAAGGCTCTTGTCTTTTCTCATGGATTTAACATCCACTACGATCTCATCACTCCTCCCAAAAATGTAGATGTATACATGGTTGCTCCAAAGGGTCCAGGCCATTTGGTTCGGAGAGTATATGCAGAAGGCGGTGGTGTACCATGCCTTATCGCGATTTACCAAGATGCCACTGGAACGGCAAAAGCAAGGGCTCTTGCGCATGCTGCAGGTGTTGGTGGAGGAAGAGCTGGTATCCTAGAAACAAGTTTCCGTGAAGAAACAGAAACGGATCTTTTTGGCGAACAGGTTGTACTCTGTGGTGGAGTAGCTAACCTAATTATGAAAGGTTTTGAAACCTTAACTGAAGCTGGATATGATCCAGAAATCGCCTATTTTGAATGCCTTCATGAAGTTAAGTTGATCACTGATTTGATTTATGAAGGTGGATTAGCAAGAATGCGTTTTTCCATTTCGGACA from the Leptospira ryugenii genome contains:
- a CDS encoding manganese efflux pump MntP; the protein is MGLFELLLVSIGLSMDAFAVAVSEGLAFRIFDTKRALHISLSFGCFQGLMPVIGYSLGSVVSESLEAYDHWLICFILWGIGLKMLRDAFTVEPTAKPLSKHSISLKKLLILSFAVSVDAFAIGGTFALMQIEILSSSLIIATTTFLFSFLGLYLGFFTGNKIKRWAEGLGAMLLLGIGAKVLWEHLMK
- the ilvC gene encoding ketol-acid reductoisomerase — translated: MANIYYDDSCDLNTLKGKTIAVIGYGSQGHAQAQNMKDSGLKVIIGLRDGSKSVKDAKEAGFEVYSVSEAAKKADIIQILAPDTIQADMYKNEIEPNLSEGKALVFSHGFNIHYDLITPPKNVDVYMVAPKGPGHLVRRVYAEGGGVPCLIAIYQDATGTAKARALAHAAGVGGGRAGILETSFREETETDLFGEQVVLCGGVANLIMKGFETLTEAGYDPEIAYFECLHEVKLITDLIYEGGLARMRFSISDTAEYGDYVSGPRIIDAGVKARMKEVLNDIQKDKGAAFAKRWIADTKAGYPEYKKLKEQNAAHPIEAVGTKLRSMMKWLAK